In one window of Oryza sativa Japonica Group chromosome 9, ASM3414082v1 DNA:
- the LOC4347831 gene encoding probable protein phosphatase 2C 70 isoform 2 (isoform 2 is encoded by transcript variant 2), whose product MGVYLSTPKTEKYSGEGGNDRLRYGLASMQGWRTTMEDAHTALPRLDECTSFFGVYDGHGGKAVSKFCAKHLHLQVLKNEAYSSGDLATSVLKSFFRMDEMMKGQRGWRELAELGDKGQKFTGMLEGIIWSPKPGESDKPEDTWTEEGPHSHFPGPTSGSTACVAIIRNDELIVANAGDSRCVLSRKGRAYDLSKDHKPDLDAEKERILNAGGFIVAGRVNGSLNLARAIGDMELKQNEFLPAERQIVTAEPELNTVKLSEDDEFIVLACDGIWDCMSSQEVVDFVHKEMNTEDSLSAVCEKLLDHCLAPVSGGDGCDNMTVIIVKFKKPSKSAATSSTNQSVSSEEMRPKI is encoded by the exons ATGGGGGTGTACCTGAGCACGCCCAAGACGGAGAAGTACTCCGGCGAGGGCGGGAACGACCGCCTCCGCTACGGCCTCGCATCCATGCAGGGATGGCGGACGACCATGGAGGACGCG CACACTGCCCTGCCACGCCTGGACGAATGCACATCCTTTTTTGGTGTCTATGATGGCCATGGAG GGAAGGCAGTATCTAAGTTTTGTGCGAAACATCTACACTTGCAAGTACTGAAAAATGAGGCTTATTCATCTGGTGATTTGGCTACTTCTGTCTTAAAGTCATTTTTCAG AATGGATGAGATGATGAAAGGGCAAAGGGGGTGGAGGGAACTGGCTGAATTGGGGGACAAGGGACAAAAGTTTACTGGCATGTTAGAAGGCATAATATGGTCCCCGAAACCTGGAGAGTCAGATAAACCTGAGGACACTTGGACTGAGGAG GGTCCTCATTCTCATTTTCCTGGGCCAACATCTGGAAGCACTGCTTGTGTGGCTATCATAAGAAATGATGAACTCATTGTTGCAAATGCTGGTGATTCCCGGTGTGTGCTCTCAAGGAAGGGTCGA GCTTATGACCTGTCAAAAGATCACAAGCCAGATCTTGATGCAGAAAAGGAGAGGATACTGAATGCTGGTGGTTTCATTGTTGCTGGGCGGGTCAATGGAAGTTTGAACTTGGCAAGGGCAATAG GGGATATGGAATTGAAGCAGAATGAATTTCTCCCAGCCGAGAGACAGATTGTCACTGCTGAACCTGAATTAAACACA GTTAAACTTTCTGAGGATGATGAGTTCATCGTTTTAGCATGTGATGGCATATG GGATTGCATGTCAAGTCAAGAAGTGGTGGACTTTGTTCACAAAGAAATGAACACT GAGGATAGCCTATCTGCTGTCTGCGAGAAGTTGCTTGACCATTGCTTGGCACCTGTATCCGGTGGTGATGGCTGTGATAATATGACAGTGATCATAGTCAAGTTCAAGAAGCCAAGCAAGTCAGCTGCTACTTCAAGCACAAATCAATCTGTCTCTTCAGAAGAGATGCGACCAAA AATTTGA
- the LOC4347830 gene encoding lamin-like protein precursor, which yields MACHLLLVAVVAGFAVSLAGATDHIVGANHGWNPNIDYSLWSGNQTFYVGDLISFRYQKGTHNVFEVNQTGYDNCTMAGVAGNWTSGKDFIPLNDSRRYYFICGNGFCQAGMKVAITVHPLKHNATGDGAKNHGGDGAAQEAAAAAMPGAAVWMAVLAVAAAAVAILP from the exons atggCGTGCCACCtgctgctcgtcgccgtcgtcgccggcttcGCCGTGAGCCTCGCCGGTGCGACGGACCATATCGTCGGCGCTAACCACGGCTGGAACCCAAACATCGACTACTCCCTCTGGTCCGGCAACCAGACCTTCTACGTCGGCGACCTCATCT CGTTCAGGTACCAGAAGGGGACGCACAACGTGTTCGAGGTGAACCAGACGGGGTACGACAACTGCACCATGGCCGGGGTCGCCGGCAACTGGACCTCCGGCAAGGACTTCATCCCGCTCAACGACTCACGCCGCTACTACTTCATCTGCGGCAACGGCTTCTGCCAGGCCGGCATGAAGGTCGCCATCACCGTCCACCCGCTGAAGCACAatgccaccggcgacggcgccaagaaccacggcggcgacggagccgcacaggaggccgccgctgccgccatgcCGGGCGCCGCCGTGTGGATGGCAGTgctcgccgtggccgccgcagCTGTCGCCATATTGCCATGA
- the LOC4347831 gene encoding probable protein phosphatase 2C 70 isoform 1 (isoform 1 is encoded by transcript variant 1) codes for MGVYLSTPKTEKYSGEGGNDRLRYGLASMQGWRTTMEDAHTALPRLDECTSFFGVYDGHGGKAVSKFCAKHLHLQVLKNEAYSSGDLATSVLKSFFRMDEMMKGQRGWRELAELGDKGQKFTGMLEGIIWSPKPGESDKPEDTWTEEGPHSHFPGPTSGSTACVAIIRNDELIVANAGDSRCVLSRKGRAYDLSKDHKPDLDAEKERILNAGGFIVAGRVNGSLNLARAIGDMELKQNEFLPAERQIVTAEPELNTVKLSEDDEFIVLACDGIWDCMSSQEVVDFVHKEMNTEDSLSAVCEKLLDHCLAPVSGGDGCDNMTVIIVKFKKPSKSAATSSTNQSVSSEEMRPNELDDGPSDPNK; via the exons ATGGGGGTGTACCTGAGCACGCCCAAGACGGAGAAGTACTCCGGCGAGGGCGGGAACGACCGCCTCCGCTACGGCCTCGCATCCATGCAGGGATGGCGGACGACCATGGAGGACGCG CACACTGCCCTGCCACGCCTGGACGAATGCACATCCTTTTTTGGTGTCTATGATGGCCATGGAG GGAAGGCAGTATCTAAGTTTTGTGCGAAACATCTACACTTGCAAGTACTGAAAAATGAGGCTTATTCATCTGGTGATTTGGCTACTTCTGTCTTAAAGTCATTTTTCAG AATGGATGAGATGATGAAAGGGCAAAGGGGGTGGAGGGAACTGGCTGAATTGGGGGACAAGGGACAAAAGTTTACTGGCATGTTAGAAGGCATAATATGGTCCCCGAAACCTGGAGAGTCAGATAAACCTGAGGACACTTGGACTGAGGAG GGTCCTCATTCTCATTTTCCTGGGCCAACATCTGGAAGCACTGCTTGTGTGGCTATCATAAGAAATGATGAACTCATTGTTGCAAATGCTGGTGATTCCCGGTGTGTGCTCTCAAGGAAGGGTCGA GCTTATGACCTGTCAAAAGATCACAAGCCAGATCTTGATGCAGAAAAGGAGAGGATACTGAATGCTGGTGGTTTCATTGTTGCTGGGCGGGTCAATGGAAGTTTGAACTTGGCAAGGGCAATAG GGGATATGGAATTGAAGCAGAATGAATTTCTCCCAGCCGAGAGACAGATTGTCACTGCTGAACCTGAATTAAACACA GTTAAACTTTCTGAGGATGATGAGTTCATCGTTTTAGCATGTGATGGCATATG GGATTGCATGTCAAGTCAAGAAGTGGTGGACTTTGTTCACAAAGAAATGAACACT GAGGATAGCCTATCTGCTGTCTGCGAGAAGTTGCTTGACCATTGCTTGGCACCTGTATCCGGTGGTGATGGCTGTGATAATATGACAGTGATCATAGTCAAGTTCAAGAAGCCAAGCAAGTCAGCTGCTACTTCAAGCACAAATCAATCTGTCTCTTCAGAAGAGATGCGACCAAA CGAGCTTGATGATGGCCCAAGCGATCCAAACAAGTAG